A single Chiloscyllium plagiosum isolate BGI_BamShark_2017 unplaced genomic scaffold, ASM401019v2 scaf_87688, whole genome shotgun sequence DNA region contains:
- the LOC122546131 gene encoding clavesin-1-like — MTHLQSGLSAEIIEKSRLELNESREALQQDIQHVRDLIITRPDIGFLRTDDAFILRFLRARKFNHFEAFKLLAQYFQYRQQNLDMFKNFKPDDPGIKRALIDGFPGVLSQPDHCGRKILALFAANWDQS, encoded by the coding sequence ATGACCCATCTGCAATCCGGCCTCAGTGCTGAGATCATCGAGAAATCTCGCTTGGAACTGAATGAGAGCCGTGAAGCCTTGCAGCAGGATATCCAGCATGTCAGAGACCTGATCATAACGCGGCCGGACATCGGCTTCCTGCGGACGGACGATGCCTTCATCCTGCGCTTTCTCAGAGCGAGGAAGTTTAACCATTTCGAGGCCTTCAAACTGCTCGCTCAGTATTTCCAGTATcggcagcaaaacctggacatgTTCAAAAACTTCAAGCCTGACGACCCTGGCATCAAGCGGGCTCTGATAGACGGCTTTCCAGGAGTGTTGTCACAGCCAGATCACTGTGGTAGGAAAATTCTAGCGCTGTTTGCTGCCAACTGGGACCAGAGCAG